Part of the Verrucomicrobiales bacterium genome, GGCGCAGACGTTGACGAGGAGACCGAGGGCGTCGCTGGCACCGGGGTAGGAGTTGGGCCGGGCGCAGCCGGCGGGACTACCGAGGCCAGGGCGGCCTTTTCCGTGGGCACGCTGGCACCCTGTACCGGCGCTCGTGGCAGCGGTTTGCGGTAATCCTTGGGCTCAGAAGCGGAGGCCGCGTAGGCGTCCATCGGCTGGACGAGAGCAGCCAGAGCCAAGACCAGAAAGACGGGAACCAAGCCCCTACCGAAGGCCACCGCCGCCCGTGCTAATGCTCGGGGTTCAGCGGACCGAGGTTGCCCTTTCCGCCTGAAGGCGGAACTCCATACTGGGATGGGGACCCCGAACCGCCTAAAGGCGGAACTCCGTGCGAGAAGAGCTCCGGACTCGGCATTATCGTGCGCTTGTTCAGGTTGCATGATGAGTTGTGGTGTCTTGCTTCCTTTTTCCTTTAATACGCCCAGGCCAGCGAGATTCCTGTCTGGTTGTTGGCATACTCAAAGAGAGGATCCGCTGATGAATTCTCTCGGTATTGATAATACAAACCTAATGACCATCGTAAAGCCAGCTCAAAACCAATGCCGACCCGTAGAGCAAGATAATCGTCGCGGCGGGTGGTTGGGTTCCCTCCCCCTGTCGATCGATACCCGAGGTGGTGGTAATCGACCGCGGAATAGACGGCAAGCCGCTCCATGGGTTGATAGGACAGGGTAAGGGTAGCGCTCGTATCCGCGTAATTCTGCCGAGTATAGAGCGCAGAGCTTTGGTTGCGTCGCCCCCCAGAAAGCCGGACTTGGAACTGAGGGCTCAAAGCATAGGCAAGCCCCATGTCAAAAACCGGCGTTCGAGTGTGCGGCAATCCGTCTCCTAACTTACGGAATTCTGCTCCCCCGGAAGCATCTAGGAAGACTTTTTCGGTAACGGCGTAGGCAACCCGAACCCTGACTTGAGTATACGATTGGGAGGACGCGCTGGAGGGGTCCAACACCCCGCCACCGCCGCCGATTCCAAGGGTGAGTGTGGGACTATAGGTATAATTGGCGTATCCCATTCCACGCCATTCCCGACTACCGATGCCCGTTTGGTAATCATGGATGGCCTGATAGCCATCTAATTGGAGAGATGTCCGCTCGGTCAGCGAGTAGCTAGCACCCAGCTCGGTGATATATTGCTGACGCCGAGTGCGAGTGCCGAAATCGATGGTGGCATCTGACAGCGATTGGAGGTCTTGGAACAGATGGAGCTTCAAGCGTTCCAAGGGCAGCACTCCATTGATCCGAGCGGCATGATCGACCGCATTTTGATCGCTGTTCTTGCTGAAATAACG contains:
- a CDS encoding outer membrane beta-barrel protein, whose product is MGRNSRRSVAFLLLSLGTQLSSTAAEPTTNYLPLHPPRTDEVTPLLGNEHFGFYPRASATAGYDDNITLRPTNPADDFIWTFSPGFTLLAGESGNSLGNSTSIRGASLGAEDQKSGVANRGLLTTSKGLTIDYGAALRYFSKNSDQNAVDHAARINGVLPLERLKLHLFQDLQSLSDATIDFGTRTRRQQYITELGASYSLTERTSLQLDGYQAIHDYQTGIGSREWRGMGYANYTYSPTLTLGIGGGGGVLDPSSASSQSYTQVRVRVAYAVTEKVFLDASGGAEFRKLGDGLPHTRTPVFDMGLAYALSPQFQVRLSGGRRNQSSALYTRQNYADTSATLTLSYQPMERLAVYSAVDYHHLGYRSTGGGNPTTRRDDYLALRVGIGFELALRWSLGLYYQYRENSSADPLFEYANNQTGISLAWAY